The following coding sequences are from one Salvia hispanica cultivar TCC Black 2014 chromosome 3, UniMelb_Shisp_WGS_1.0, whole genome shotgun sequence window:
- the LOC125212151 gene encoding putative phytosulfokines 6, producing MKKKIHSLALLLILVFLVTISHTSSRKLSSNQEIKINKSVTGNGETESFHNLMGMEECGNEDEECLNRRILADAHLDYIYTQNQKN from the exons atgaagaagaagatccATTCACTTGCACTTCTCCTCATTCTTGTTTTCCTCGTCACCATATCTCACACTTCTTCAAGGAAGCTCTCATCAAACCAAG AAATCAAGATCAATAAATCTGTTACAGGAAATGGAGAGACTGAATCTTTCCAT aATCTGATGGGGATGGAGGAGTGTGgaaatgaagatgaagagtGCTTAAACAGAAGGATTCTTGCAGATGCTCATCTTGATTACATCTACACCCAGAATCAgaagaattga
- the LOC125215577 gene encoding arogenate dehydratase 1-like: MQSLNSPAGVDLNSLIRKTGTTRIRTRALAGPGHRPIQCKVNFTTNQTTGKSFGSGHTSVTRYEWQSACSILAGKVESQQQNTADDAATIELVPVEMQSTPIRKALSIADLSPSPMHGQELRVAYQGVPGAYSEAAAGKAYPGCEAIPCDQFEVAFQTVELWIADRAVLPVENSLGGSIHRNYDLLLRHRLHIVGEVQLPVHHCLLTLPGVRKEYLTRVISHPQALAQCEHSLTKLGLNVIREAVDDTAGAAEYIAANKLLDTAAIASSRAAELYGMQILADGIQDDHSNVTRFVMLAREPIIPRIDRPFKTSIVFAHDEGTSVLFKVLSAFAFRGISLTKIESRPHRHRPIRLADDANGGVAKHFEYIFYVDFEASMADVRAQNALAEVQEFTSFLRVLGSYPMDMTPWSPSSSAAVE; encoded by the coding sequence ATGCAGTCCCTTAATTCCCCCGCCGGCGTAGACCTCAATTCCTTAATCCGGAAGACGGGCACGACCCGGATCCGGACCCGCGCCCTCGCTGGGCCGGGTCACCGGCCCATCCAGTGCAAAGTCAATTTCACCACGAATCAGACCACCGGCAAAAGCTTCGGGTCGGGCCACACCAGCGTGACCCGATACGAGTGGCAGAGCGCGTGTTCAATACTCGCCGGCAAAGTTGAATCACAGCAGCAAAACACCGCCGACGACGCCGCCACGATCGAGCTCGTCCCCGTCGAGATGCAATCGACGCCGATTCGGAAGGCGCTCAGCATCGCTGATCTGTCGCCGTCGCCGATGCACGGCCAGGAGCTCCGCGTCGCGTACCAAGGCGTCCCCGGCGCGTACAGCGAAGCCGCCGCCGGGAAGGCGTACCCTGGCTGCGAAGCCATCCCCTGCGACCAATTCGAGGTGGCTTTCCAAACCGTGGAGCTCTGGATCGCCGATCGCGCCGTCCTGCCGGTGGAAAACTCCCTCGGCGGCTCGATCCACCGCAATTACGacctcctcctccgccaccGCCTCCACATCGTCGGCGAGGTGCAGCTCCCCGTGCACCACTGCCTGCTCACGCTCCCCGGCGTGAGGAAGGAGTACCTCACGCGCGTGATCAGCCACCCGCAGGCGCTCGCCCAATGCGAGCACTCGCTCACCAAATTGGGGCTAAATGTGATCCGCGAGGCCGTCGACGACACCGCCGGCGCGGCGGAGTACATCGCGGCGAACAAACTCCTCGACACGGCGGCGATCGCTTCATCCAGGGCGGCGGAGCTCTACGGGATGCAGATCCTCGCGGACGGGATCCAGGACGACCACAGCAACGTCACGAGATTCGTGATGCTGGCGAGAGAGCCGATCATTCCGCGGATCGATCGGCCGTTCAAAACCAGCATCGTGTTCGCGCACGACGAGGGGACGAGCGTGCTGTTCAAGGTGCTCTCCGCCTTCGCCTTCCGCGGCATCAGCCTCACCAAGATCGAGTCGCGGCCGCACCGCCACCGCCCGATCCGCCTCGCCGACGACGCCAACGGCGGCGTGGCCAAGCACTTCGAGTACATCTTCTACGTCGATTTCGAGGCGTCCATGGCTGATGTGAGGGCGCAGAACGCACTCGCCGAGGTGCAGGAGTTCACCTCCTTCCTCAGAGTGCTCGGAAGCTACCCCATGGACATGACGCCGTGGTCGCCGTCGTCCTCCGCCGCCGTGGAATAG
- the LOC125214170 gene encoding nucleobase-ascorbate transporter 12 — MASSDTNKRPPPPPGPDSAAMPPSSWAKRTGFRPKFSGETNASDSGQISALPPPKPPNSSLDLEAGRPRPAPNGEAAAAKDRAKEEKEKERKEREKELPPPVRKRRDSDGGKNLGVNGQTAAAGEGSRRAVRNEEADVLPQSVLDDDGFISRQSHMKYELRDSPGLVPIGLYGFQHFLSMLGSLILIPLVLVPAMGGSHEDTANVVSTVLFISGVTTLLHISFGSRLPLIQGPSFVYLAPALAIINSPEFLGLNGNNFKHIMKELQGAVIIGSAFQAFLGYSGLMSIFVRLINPVVVAPTVAAVGLSFYSYGFPRVGTCIEIGAVQILLVVVFSLYLRKVSILGHRVFLIYAVPLGLFITWATAFLLTESGVYNYKGCDANIPASNIISDHCRRHVSRMKSCRVDTTQALKSAPWFRFPYPLQWGTPVFHWNMALVMCVVSIISSVDSVGSYHASSLLVASRPPTAGVLSRGIGLEGLSSILAGLWGTGTGSTTLTENVHTIAVTKMGSRKAVQLGACILIALSLIGKVGGFIASIPQVIVAALLCFMWAMLTALGLSNLRYSEAGSSRNIIIVGLSLFFSLSIPAYFQQYGISPNSNVSVPSYLQPYIVASHGPIQTKSSGLNYVLNTLLSLHMVIAFLLALILDNTVPGSRQERGVYVWSEAEAARREPAVCKDYELPFRVSRMFRWVKWVGL, encoded by the exons ATGGCCAGCTCGGACACCAACAAGcggccaccgccaccgccggGGCCGGATTCCGCCGCAATGCCGCCGTCCTCATGGGCCAAACGCACCGGATTCCGCCCTAAATTCTCCGGCGAGACCAATGCCAGCGATTCCGGCCAAATTTCCGCCCTTCCGCCGCCGAAGCCGCCGAATTCGAGCCTGGACCTCGAGGCGGGGCGGCCGCGGCCTGCTCCGAACGGGGAGGCTGCTGCTGCGAAGGATAGGGCGaaggaggagaaggagaaggagcgGAAGGAGAGGGAGAAGGAGCTTCCGCCGCCGGTGAGGAAGCGGAGGGATTCGGATGGGGGAAAAAATTTGGGGGTGAATGGGcagacggcggcggcgggggaGGGAAGCCGGAGGGCGGTTAGGAATGAGGAGGCGGATGTGCTGCCGCAGTCGGTGTTGGATGATGATGGATTTATATCGAGGCAGTCGCATATGAAGTATGAATTGAGAGATTCTCCTGGTCTTG TTCCCATTGGGCTCTATGGATTTCAGCATTTTCTTTCTATGTTGGGTTCGTTGATACTTATCCCGCTTGTCTTGGTTCCGGCAATGGGTGGAAGCCAT GAAGATACGGCTAATGTAGTCTCCACAGTGCTATTCATATCAGGAGTGACAACGCTTTTACATATATCGTTTGGCTCGAGATTGCCCTTGATACAGGGCCCTTCATTCGTTTATCTAGCACCTGCACTTGCGATTATCAACTCTCCTGAATTTTTGGGACTTAATGGAAAT AATTTCAAGCATATAATGAAGGAACTACAGGGTGCTGTAATTATTGGTTCTGCCTTTCAAGCCTTCTTGGGGTACAGTGGTTTGATGTCAATATTTGTAAG GTTAATAAACCCAGTTGTTGTGGCCCCTACAGTTGCAGCTGTTGGGCTCTCGTTCTACAGCTACGGCTTCCCAAGGGTTGGCACTTGTATTGAGATTGGCGCGGTGCAGATATTATTAGTTGTTGTGTTTTCCCTT TACCTCCGTAAAGTATCGATCTTGGGCCATCGCGTATTCCTAATTTATGCG GTTCCACTCGGTCTGTTTATTACATGGGCTACAGCCTTCCTTCTGACAGAATCTGGAGTATATAACTACAAAGGTTGTGATGCAAACATACCGGCTTCAAATATAATATCGGACCACTGCAGGAGGCATGTTTCAAGGATGAAAAGTTGTCGAGTCGATACCACCCAAGCATTGAAATCTGCACCTTGGTTTCGGTTTCCTTACCCATTACAGTGGGGAACACCCGTCTTTCACTGGAACATGGCCCTCGTCATGTGTGTGGTGTCTATAATTTCATCAGTCGATTCT GTCGGTTCATATCATGCATCATCATTGTTGGTGGCTTCTAGACCTCCGACAGCAGGTGTATTGAGTCGGGGAATCGGTCTCGAAGGTCTCTCTAGCATCTTGGCTGGCCTGTGGGGCACAGGAACCGGCTCAACGACTTTGACAGAGAATGTTCACACCATTGCTGTAACCAAAATGGGCAGTCGCAAAGCAGTCCAATTGGGCGCGTGCATATTGATTGCCCTATCCCTCATCG GTAAAGTTGGGGGTTTCATTGCATCGATACCTCAAGTCATCGTTGCAGCTCTCTTGTGCTTTATGTGGGCAATGCTCACCGCGCTGGGATTGTCGAACTTGAGATACAGCGAAGCAGGGAGTTCGAGAAACATAATCATCGTCGGCTTGTCCTTGTTCTTCTCCCTATCGATCCCGGCCTACTTTCAGCAGTACGGTATCTCTCCAAACTCCAACGTCTCGGTCCCGAGCTACCTCCAGCCGTACATCGTGGCTTCTCACGGTCCCATACAAACAAAATCTTCTGGG CTGAACTATGTTCTGAACACGCTGCTGTCGCTGCACATGGTGATCGCGTTCCTCCTCGCCCTCATTCTAGACAACACGGTGCCTGGGAGCCGACAGGAGCGAGGGGTGTACGTGTGGTCGGAAGCCGAGGCCGCGAGAAGGGAACCTGCCGTGTGTAAAGACTATGAGCTGCCGTTTAGGGTTAGCAGAATGTTCAGATGGGTGAAGTGGGTTGGCCTCTGA